One Brassica napus cultivar Da-Ae chromosome C2, Da-Ae, whole genome shotgun sequence DNA window includes the following coding sequences:
- the LOC125582046 gene encoding uncharacterized protein LOC125582046 isoform X1, producing MPSRSHLGTTTVFYGTKRLVDSVCCHHALFEYSNSMFLVVAVHHPNTIAYPEKFFESAQAIAAHSHLRWPDLSREWIRRQEARIARGEFIGLSPRSSINNLVSLLFLFTVDWESRLPVVLGPRKSHLSLFTRKQQKLLDEARKMDGVTDLSALLKEKLQLLSKKSIPADVQGSTSSDAGRASKEGAPGLVDKDVGAEPPASSPKKKTKSKKSRRKATEELPLEEIASLDETYEGLEARKGERGRKRSYEGATSSIDHGEAPTVGREGATRGSDGSDRSEAAPEDRPRKKKKKKSIEAEPRPSDVETGLVEVVAGGDVSLETPPEEREVSARGSDPVTGERSVRDPSARKGSRSEGSTVRRKKIEFPDRVEFSYNETTPLILNPLRCAELTRQIRGGTKEMPQLDDLYFKTEYIDAASSRARVTTLPFMLYLIIRFVGFIRLTWSVFVVCAE from the coding sequence ATGCCTTCTCGGAGCCACCTGGGGACGACTACCGTGTTCTATGGAACAAAACGCTTGGTAGATAGTGTTTGTTGTCATCATGCCTTATTCGAGTATTCTAACAGCATGTTTCTTGTTGTTGCAGTTCATCACCCGAATACGATCGCATACCCGGAGAAATTCTTCGAGAGTGCTCAGGCGATCGCGGCTCACAGTCATCTTCGTTGGCCTGATCTTAGTCGAGAGTGGATAAGACGTCAAGAAGCTCGGATTGCTAGAGGTGAGTTCATCGGTCTTTCTCCAAGAAGTTCTATCAACAACTTagtctctcttctttttctttttacagtTGATTGGGAATCGAGACTTCCTGTTGTACTCGGGCCCCGTAAGTCGCATCTGTCCCTTTTTACTCGGAAACAGCAGAAACTTCTAGACGAAGCTAGAAAGATGGACGGAGTGACGGATTTGAGTGCATTGTTGAAGGAGAAGCTGCAATTGCTTTCGAAGAAGTCAATTCCTGCCGATGTGCAAGGGTCGACCAGTTCTGACGCAGGCCGAGCTTCCAAGGAAGGAGCTCCTGGTTTAGTCGACAAAGACGTTGGGGCGGAGCCTCCTGCCTCGAGTCCTAAAAAGAAGACGAAGAGCAAGAAATCCAGGAGGAAAGCAACCGAAGAGCTTCCTCTTGAAGAGATCGCTTCTCTCGACGAAACCTACGAGGGTTTGGAAGCAAGGAAGGGAGAGAGAGGGAGGAAGAGATCTTACGAAGGGGCTACTTCCTCCATTGATCACGGCGAGGCGCCGACAGTAGGACGAGAAGGCGCTACAAGGGGTTCCGACGGGTCTGACCGTTCCGAAGCGGCGCCCGAAGATCGTcccagaaagaagaagaaaaagaagtccATCGAGGCAGAGCCGCGTCCTTCTGATGTGGAGACGGGCCTTGTCGAAGTTGTCGCGGGAGGCGACGTTTCCCTTGAAACCCCTCCTGAGGAGAGAGAGGTCTCAGCGCGGGGCAGTGATCCTGTTACGGGTGAGAGATCTGTTCGTGATCCGTCTGCGAGGAAAGGGTCTCGTTCAGAAGGTTCTACtgtgaggaggaagaagatcgAGTTCCCCGATCGCGTCGAGTTTTCCTACAATGAGACGACCCCCCTAATCCTTAATCCTCTTAGGTGCGCGGAGCTGACGCGCCAAATTCGTGGTGGGACGAAGGAGATGCCACAGTTGGACGACCTTTACTTCAAGACTGAATACATAGACGCTGCTTCCTCGAGAGCTCGGGTAACTACGCTACCCTTCATGCTTTATCTCATTATTCGATTCGTCGGGTTTATTCGTCTCACGTGGTCTGTGTTTGTCGTGTGTGCAGAGTGA
- the LOC125582046 gene encoding uncharacterized protein LOC125582046 isoform X2 yields MNFLVEKYDSALKQTMIQLGSSEKLAQTRLKVTERVRAEHKKANEKAAEEKEILRVKFEELEGKLKSSSAARKELVREKSHLEQTAANLEKEKTMLVEERDAAVDKLIRERQRLRDSQGLEVTRERERVEAAMAEKASRHFDRVRDHFTRLEAFEKAKNLYGQASGTKKCLEVIKASGTEIPQEMIDVFAEQEKLYEAEVMKLRVEPLSDSDLTLSPLVLPSHFAEDRFRTSFDPYGSNVNLIGPETASRLVTSLEVVEEPSEEPLVDVTSIPTEHVKSPVGSGFDERPENENLKGFPGKDCLEIGDTLVREGETENVGVEDHVLVSDSSSEGREDGEEDNDGIEEASLPRPAEEETIYEAGDTDVPPLPVVDSLAPISTRAEDPTAAATKGPDNQDSMP; encoded by the coding sequence ATGAACTTTCTCGTTGAGAAATACGATAGTGCTCTGAAACAGACAATGATCCAGTTGGGATCTTCGGAGAAGCTTGCCCAGACGAGGTTGAAGGTCACCGAGAGAGTAAGGGCGGAGCATAAGAAAGCCAACGAGAAGGCCGCAGAGGAGAAAGAGATTCTTCGAGTGAAGTTCGAAGAACTGGAGGGCAAGCTTAAATCTTCCAGCGCGGCGAGGAAAGAGCTCGTCCGAGAGAAAAGTCATTTGGAGCAAACGGCTGCGAAcctggagaaggagaagaccaTGCTGGTCGAAGAGAGAGATGCCGCGGTAGACAAACTAATCAGAGAGAGGCAACGCTTGAGGGACTCCCAGGGTTTGGAGGTTACTCGTGAGAGGGAAAGAGTCGAGGCTGCTATGGCTGAGAAGGCAAGTCGCCATTTTGATCGCGTGCGCGACCATTTTACTCGTCTGGAGGCTTTCGAGAAGGCGAAGAATCTGTATGGTCAAGCTTCGGGGACGAAGAAGTGCCTCGAGGTTATAAAGGCGAGTGGGACGGAGATCCCCCAAGAAATGATCGACGTCTTCGCTGAGCAGGAGAAACTTTACGAGGCGGAGGTTATGAAACTCCGAGTAGAGCCGCTGTCTGATAGCGATCTTACACTTTCTCCGCTGGTCCTTCCTTCTCATTTCGCCGAGGACCGGTTCAGAACGTCATTCGATCCCTATGGGTCGAACGTAAATTTGATCGGGCCAGAGACGGCTTCTCGGCTCGTTACCTCACTCGAAGTTGTTGAGGAGCCATCAGAGGAGCCACTGGTTGACGTCACGTCTATCCCTACCGAACATGTCAAATCCCCGGTGGGAAGCGGTTTTGACGAGCGCCCAGAGAATGAGAATCTGAAGGGGTTTCCTGGAAAGGACTGCCTCGAGATAGGCGACACTCTGGTTCGAGAGGGAGAGACCGAGAACGTGGGCGTCGAGGATCATGTGCTTGTCTCGGATTCTTCCTCCGAAGGACGAGAGGATGGGGAGGAGGATAACGATGGAATCGAGGAGGCGTCGCTGCCACGTCCCGCTGAGGAGGAGACGATCTACGAAGCTGGGGATACAGATGTTCCTCCACTTCCTGTTGTAGACTCTCTTGCCCCTATTTCTACTCGGGCGGAGGATCCAACTGCTGCCGCTACCAAGGGTCCTGACAATCAAGATTCTATGCCTTGA
- the LOC106404967 gene encoding RING-H2 finger protein ATL11-like, producing MNPKGRISLKRSITGHHGSILQLHLFLLLFSGQASAQATHGGSDMYRKSSRFDPTMAILMIVLVSVFFALGFFSVYIRRCLERVMGMDNTHPADAGGNWLSLSRPQARGLDASVIETFPTFRYSTVKALRIGKEALECPVCLNEFEDAETLRLIPKCCHVFHPGCIDAWLRSHATCPLCRANLVPVPGESVPSIQILGLADEAPRSELTGDRITVLGSPDARLIDSVALTGNQSMPRRSLSTGWNLAGIFTNSDWTGQHGENLDRFTLRLPQDIHNKLVNPNLSKGHLALPQVMSSARGYRTGSLETDANYFYYERFDQGGRLDRRPFSMTPPYRTCSINTSPDGGGDQVRAGTPKGLLLAMKSPFDRLFLGKNNIGERLSNNNIGERV from the coding sequence ATGAACCCTAAAGGTAGAATAAGTCTCAAACGTTCAATCACCGGTCATCATGGTTCGATATTACAGCTACACCTCTTTCTCCTACTCTTCTCCGGCCAAGCTTCGGCTCAAGCCACTCATGGCGGTTCAGATATGTATAGAAAAAGCTCCCGGTTCGACCCAACCATGGCAATACTCATGATCGTCCTCGTCAGCGTTTTCTTCGCTCTAGGGTTCTTCTCCGTATATATCCGTAGGTGTCTCGAGCGAGTCATGGGGATGGACAATACACACCCCGCTGACGCCGGCGGAAACTGGCTTTCTCTGAGCCGCCCGCAAGCGCGTGGACTTGACGCGTCTGTCATTGAGACTTTTCCTACGTTCAGATACTCAACGGTGAAGGCGCTTAGGATAGGCAAAGAGGCCCTTGAGTGTCCTGTCTGCTTAAACGAGTTCGAAGACGCTGAAACGCTGCGTTTGATTCCTAAATGTTGCCACGTATTCCATCCGGGCTGTATAGACGCTTGGCTTCGTTCTCACGCCACGTGTCCTCTCTGCCGCGCCAATCTCGTCCCCGTACCGGGAGAATCGGTTCCTTCTATCCAGATACTCGGTTTAGCAGATGAAGCTCCCCGTTCTGAGTTAACCGGTGATCGAATTACGGTTTTGGGTTCTCCGGATGCGAGATTGATTGACTCGGTGGCGTTGACCGGTAACCAGAGTATGCCACGTAGGTCTCTGTCTACCGGTTGGAATTTAGCCGGAATTTTCACTAATTCTGATTGGACCGGTCAACATGGGGAGAATCTCGACCGGTTCACACTTAGGTTACCGCAAGACATTCACAATAAGCTAGTGAACCCAAATCTTTCAAAAGGCCACCTAGCGTTACCTCAGGTGATGAGTTCAGCAAGAGGATACCGAACCGGAAGCCTAGAGACCGATGCAAACTATTTCTACTATGAACGGTTTGACCAAGGTGGTCGGTTAGACCGCAGACCGTTCTCCATGACTCCTCCGTACCGGACATGTTCGATCAATACTTCTCCGGATGGCGGTGGTGATCAGGTGCGTGCTGGTACACCAAAAGGTTTGCTTCTAGCTATGAAATCACCGTTCGATCGGTTGTTTCTTGGAAAGAACAACATTGGTGAACGTTTATCAAACAATAACATCGGTGAACGAGTCTAG